From one Kwoniella dejecticola CBS 10117 chromosome 2, complete sequence genomic stretch:
- a CDS encoding mitochondrial 54S ribosomal protein uL23m produces the protein MSRILRRAFSAFPARAGPSTSSSTSSTIFPSAPSVASTSPKAVRRRRTETPPHKTVSASPLSDSDLYDLDTNKKFHFELEKDYQSLNASAIFENEDLTESEKRSLFLKGSAEWRSRVRGYAPRGKKSRHDFILGIMGGSRIEQQQQDEPSSSELEGRAAEGEEEGEVVDPSKQIVGQRIYLPNIQIRLMRNHVPEGESYDPYIATFRIPPSMTKNDLRSYLSAVYNMEVTFIRTDNYVGTVGRLRTGEIVKKGGPNQNYKRAVVGLKEPFHYPDDVEELYAQGLKNGQGDALGLARDEWLEQQYSLNISQEMRKRAMFKYYKGARWRSRTHANLGNTMREIMKRRTEREERVTEEVQRRWSAIAQEALGGKAAEGQPQAA, from the exons ATGTCCCGTATACTCCGTCGAGCGTTCTCAGCTTTCCCCGCTCGAGCCGGCCcatcgacttcctcatccacatccagCACCATATTCCCTTCAGCTCCTTCCGTAGCATCCACCTCTCCCAAAGCAGTCCGACGCCGCAGGACCGAGACTCCTCCTCATAAGACAGTCTCAGCCTCGCCTCTCTCCGATAGCGACCTATACGATCTCGATACCAACAAGAAATTCCACTTCGAGCTGGAAAAGGATTATCAATCTCTCAACGCTTCTGCAATCTTCGAGAATGAAGATCTAACCGAAAGCGAAAAAcgatctctcttcctcaaaGGTTCTGCCGAATGGCGATCGAGAGTCAGAGGGTATGCTCCTCGTGGAAAGAAAAGTAGACACGATTTCATCTTGGGTATCATGGGTGGCTCTCGGATcgaacaacaacaacaagatgagccttcttcatccgaattAGAGGGAAGAGCtgctgaaggggaagaagaaggtgaagtcgtGGATCCCTCGAAACAGATAGTAGGCCAACGGATCTATCTCCCAAACATCCAAATTCGCTTAATGAGGAACCACGTTCCGGAAGGCGAATCGTACGATCCGTACATCGCTACTTTCCGAATACCGCCCTCAATGACGAAGAACGATCTCCGATCATACCTTTCTGCGGTGTACAATATGGAGGTCACGTTCATCAGGACAGACAATTACGTTGGGACGGTAGGAAGGCTGCGTACGGGAGAGATAGTCAAGAAGGGCGGACCGAATCAGAATTACAAGAGAGCTGTAGTAGGCTTGAAGGAACCGTTCCATTACCctgatgatgtggaagaatTGTATGCGCAAGGACTGAAGAACGGACAAGGCGATGCATTGGGCTTAGCGAGAGACGAGTGGTTAGAACAACAATATAGTCTGAATATATCTCAggaaatgaggaagagggcgaTGTTCAAGTATTATAAGGGAGCTAGGTGGAGATCTAGGACGCACGCCAACCTT GGTAACACCATGCGGGAGATCATGAAGCGACGAacggagagggaggagagggtGACGGAAGAAGTACAACGACGATGGTCAGCGATCGCGCAAGAAGCGCTAGGCGGTAAAGCTGCTGAAGGCCAACCTCAAGCCGCATAG